The Urbifossiella limnaea genome has a window encoding:
- a CDS encoding GDP-mannose 4,6-dehydratase, protein MTTPPAFWRHRRVFVTGCTGLVGAWTVRALLDRGAHVIGLIRDQVAGSELVRAGLDRRIDVVRGDLGSAEFLERVLAEYEVQTVFHLAAQTIVGIANRSPLSTFEANIKGTWCLLEAARRCGFNPQVVVASSDKAYGDQPVLPYTEDAPLQGRHPYDASKSCTDILALTYAHSYKMPVCVTRCGNFYGGGDLNWNRIVPGTIRSILAGERPVLRSDGTNVRDYFYVKDGAAAYLHLAECMAANPAVNGEAFNFSTEIRVPAIDLVRQLLALMGSSLTPDVQNTAGNEIKHQYLSAEKAKRVLGWAPRYTLDAALGETIDWYRAFLAPSSP, encoded by the coding sequence ATGACGACGCCCCCCGCGTTCTGGCGGCACCGCCGCGTGTTCGTGACCGGCTGCACCGGCCTCGTCGGCGCGTGGACGGTCCGCGCCCTGCTCGACCGCGGCGCCCACGTCATCGGCCTGATCCGCGACCAGGTGGCCGGCTCGGAACTCGTCCGCGCCGGCCTCGACCGCCGCATCGACGTGGTGCGCGGCGACCTGGGATCGGCCGAGTTCCTGGAGCGGGTGCTGGCCGAGTACGAGGTGCAGACGGTGTTCCACCTCGCCGCCCAGACCATCGTCGGCATCGCCAACCGCAGCCCGCTTTCGACGTTCGAGGCGAACATCAAAGGGACGTGGTGCCTGCTCGAAGCCGCGCGCCGCTGCGGGTTCAACCCGCAGGTGGTTGTGGCGTCGTCGGACAAGGCCTACGGTGACCAGCCGGTGTTGCCGTACACCGAGGACGCGCCGCTGCAAGGGCGGCACCCCTACGACGCGAGCAAGTCCTGCACCGACATCCTGGCGCTGACGTACGCGCACTCGTACAAGATGCCGGTGTGCGTGACGCGGTGCGGTAACTTCTACGGGGGCGGCGACCTGAACTGGAACCGGATCGTGCCCGGCACGATCCGCAGCATCCTCGCCGGCGAGCGGCCGGTGCTGCGGTCCGACGGCACGAACGTCCGCGACTACTTCTACGTCAAGGACGGCGCCGCGGCTTACCTCCACCTCGCTGAGTGCATGGCGGCGAACCCGGCGGTGAACGGCGAGGCGTTCAACTTCTCGACCGAGATCCGCGTCCCCGCCATCGACCTGGTGCGGCAGTTGCTCGCGCTGATGGGCTCGTCGCTAACACCGGACGTGCAGAACACCGCCGGGAACGAGATCAAGCACCAGTACCTGTCGGCCGAGAAGGCCAAGCGCGTACTGGGTTGGGCGCCGCGTTACACGCTGGACGCCGCCCTCGGTGAGACGATCGACTGGTACCGCGCCTTCCTGGCCCCCTCTTCCCCGTGA
- the rfbF gene encoding glucose-1-phosphate cytidylyltransferase, producing MQVVILCGGMGTRIRDVADDIPKPMVPVGGKPILWHIMNGYARQGFRRFVLCLGYKSWVIKQYFLNYGLASADVTVGLRPNAPVKVHAHPAGDDWQITMAETGLNTMTGGRVRQVARYLDGDRFMLTYGDGLADMNLHALLDAHTAAGRIGTVTTVRPPGRFGEVEIDGPLVTEFAEKPLLSRGRISGGFFVFERRFLDRLSDDPSLVLEQEPLIQLARDGELAAYQHDGFWQCMDSSRDHQYLNQLWDSGTAPWESKPPGLRLAA from the coding sequence ATGCAGGTTGTGATTCTGTGCGGCGGGATGGGCACGCGCATCCGCGACGTGGCCGACGACATCCCCAAGCCGATGGTGCCGGTCGGCGGCAAGCCGATTCTGTGGCACATCATGAACGGGTACGCCCGCCAGGGCTTCCGCCGGTTCGTGCTCTGCCTCGGGTACAAGAGCTGGGTCATCAAACAGTACTTCCTCAACTACGGGCTCGCGTCCGCCGACGTGACCGTCGGGCTGCGGCCGAACGCCCCGGTGAAGGTCCACGCCCACCCGGCCGGCGACGACTGGCAGATCACCATGGCCGAGACCGGCCTGAACACCATGACCGGCGGCCGCGTCCGGCAGGTGGCCCGCTACCTCGACGGCGACCGGTTCATGCTCACCTACGGCGACGGCCTCGCCGACATGAACCTGCACGCCCTGCTGGACGCGCACACGGCCGCGGGCCGTATCGGCACCGTCACGACGGTCCGCCCGCCGGGCCGCTTCGGCGAGGTGGAGATCGACGGCCCGCTGGTGACCGAGTTCGCCGAGAAGCCGCTGCTGTCGCGCGGGCGGATCAGCGGCGGGTTCTTCGTTTTCGAGCGCCGCTTCCTCGATCGGCTGAGCGACGACCCGAGCCTCGTGCTGGAGCAGGAGCCGCTGATCCAGTTGGCCCGCGACGGAGAGCTGGCGGCGTACCAGCACGACGGGTTCTGGCAGTGCATGGATAGCAGCCGCGACCACCAGTACCTGAACCAGCTGTGGGACAGCGGCACGGCCCCGTGGGAGTCGAAGCCGCCCGGCCTGCGGCTCGCCGCGTGA
- a CDS encoding glycosyltransferase family 2 protein, translated as MPAPKVISVVTPCYNEQDNVGPCHEAVRAVFARELPGYDYEHVFCDNASTDATPGVLRELAARDPRVKVILNARNVGPFRSAFNAILATRGDACLLMLAADLQDPPELLPQMVRLWAEGNEVVFGVRKVREEGGLMRLTRRLYYWTVSKFADISIPQNTGEFQLVDRRVVEALRRCDDYYPYIRGLVANCGFRRTGVEYTWRARKRGFSKNRLYHLIDQGLNGLISFTNVPMRVCMATGFTVAGLSLLYAAFTVAYHLFVGGTAPPGIPTLITALFLFSGIQLFFFGVLGEYVSAIHAQVRKRPLVVERERINFDAEPAAPARAA; from the coding sequence ATGCCCGCGCCGAAGGTCATCAGCGTCGTCACCCCCTGCTACAACGAGCAGGACAACGTCGGCCCGTGCCACGAGGCCGTGCGGGCGGTGTTCGCGCGCGAACTGCCAGGGTACGACTACGAACACGTCTTTTGCGACAACGCCTCCACCGACGCCACGCCCGGCGTGCTCCGCGAGCTTGCCGCGCGCGACCCGCGGGTGAAGGTCATCCTCAACGCCCGCAACGTCGGCCCGTTCCGCTCCGCCTTCAACGCCATCCTGGCCACCCGCGGCGACGCCTGCCTGCTCATGCTCGCGGCCGACCTGCAAGACCCGCCCGAGTTGCTACCCCAGATGGTGCGGCTGTGGGCGGAGGGGAACGAAGTCGTATTCGGCGTGCGCAAGGTCCGCGAAGAAGGCGGCCTGATGCGGCTCACACGCCGGCTGTACTACTGGACCGTCAGCAAGTTCGCCGACATCTCCATCCCGCAGAACACCGGCGAGTTCCAGCTCGTGGACCGCCGAGTCGTCGAAGCGCTGCGGCGGTGCGACGACTATTACCCGTACATCCGCGGGCTGGTCGCCAACTGCGGGTTCCGCCGCACCGGCGTCGAGTACACGTGGCGGGCGCGGAAGCGCGGGTTCTCGAAGAACCGGCTGTACCACCTCATCGACCAGGGGCTGAACGGACTGATCTCGTTCACCAACGTGCCGATGCGGGTGTGCATGGCGACCGGCTTCACCGTCGCCGGGCTGAGCCTGCTGTACGCGGCGTTCACGGTGGCCTACCACCTGTTCGTGGGCGGCACGGCCCCGCCGGGCATTCCGACGCTCATCACGGCGCTGTTCCTGTTCTCCGGCATCCAGCTGTTCTTCTTCGGCGTCCTCGGCGAGTACGTGTCGGCGATCCACGCGCAGGTCCGCAAGCGACCACTTGTGGTGGAGCGCGAGCGGATCAACTTCGACGCCGAGCCCGCCGCCCCGGCCCGCGCCGCCTGA
- the rfbH gene encoding lipopolysaccharide biosynthesis protein RfbH — protein sequence MWEPLHAEILDKVRDYVAARHGPKPFLPGSSRVPYAGRVFDEAEVVAAVSSVLDFWLTLGPQGDAFERELAKYVGTRNALLVNSGSSANLVAFATLTSNQLDRPLKPGDEVITVAAGFPTTVAPIVQHGCVPVFVDVRLDTANAIVDRVAAAVGPKTRAVMMAHTLGNPFELDAVMDVVRRHDLYLVEDNCDALGSTYGGVRTGTFGHLATQSFYPPHHLTMGEGGAVLTSDGRLKRIAESFRDWGRDCWCPSGKDNTCNKRFGWKLGTLPEGYDHKYVYSHLGYNLKPLDVQAAIGREQLKKVDGFTAARKANHARVRAMLKPYEEFVALPEATPGSEPSWFGFLATVRDGSPFSRREIVQYLEARQIQTRQLFAGNLLRQPAFEGVEHRVVGDLANTDKLMADAFFLGVYPGLTGPMLDYLGTVLDDFFVAVRRTGRAAA from the coding sequence ATGTGGGAACCGCTGCACGCCGAGATTCTCGACAAGGTTCGGGACTACGTCGCCGCCCGGCACGGCCCCAAGCCGTTCCTGCCGGGGTCGAGCCGCGTCCCCTACGCCGGCCGCGTCTTCGACGAGGCGGAAGTGGTCGCCGCGGTGAGCTCGGTGCTCGACTTCTGGCTCACGCTCGGGCCGCAGGGCGACGCCTTCGAGCGAGAGTTGGCGAAGTACGTCGGCACCCGTAACGCCTTGCTCGTGAACTCGGGTTCGAGCGCCAACCTCGTCGCCTTCGCCACCCTCACCAGCAACCAGCTCGACCGGCCGCTCAAGCCCGGGGACGAAGTCATCACCGTGGCCGCCGGTTTCCCGACGACGGTGGCGCCGATCGTCCAGCACGGCTGCGTCCCGGTGTTCGTGGACGTGCGGCTCGACACCGCCAACGCCATCGTGGACCGCGTCGCGGCGGCGGTCGGCCCCAAGACCCGCGCCGTGATGATGGCGCACACCCTCGGCAACCCGTTCGAGCTCGACGCCGTGATGGACGTGGTCCGGCGGCACGACTTGTACCTCGTCGAGGACAACTGCGACGCCCTCGGCAGCACCTATGGCGGCGTCCGCACCGGCACGTTCGGCCACCTTGCGACGCAGAGCTTTTACCCGCCGCACCACCTGACCATGGGCGAAGGCGGCGCCGTGCTGACGAGCGACGGCCGGCTGAAGCGGATCGCCGAGTCGTTCCGCGACTGGGGCCGCGACTGCTGGTGCCCGTCGGGGAAGGACAACACCTGCAACAAGCGCTTCGGGTGGAAGCTCGGCACGCTCCCGGAGGGGTACGACCACAAGTACGTCTACAGCCACCTCGGCTACAACCTGAAGCCGCTCGACGTGCAGGCCGCCATCGGCCGCGAGCAGCTGAAGAAGGTGGACGGCTTCACCGCCGCCCGCAAGGCTAACCACGCCCGCGTCCGCGCCATGCTGAAGCCCTACGAGGAGTTCGTGGCGCTGCCCGAAGCGACGCCGGGCAGCGAACCGTCGTGGTTCGGCTTCCTGGCCACGGTCCGCGACGGATCGCCGTTCTCGCGCCGCGAGATCGTCCAGTACCTGGAAGCCCGGCAGATTCAGACGCGGCAGCTGTTCGCCGGCAACTTGCTGCGGCAGCCGGCGTTCGAGGGGGTGGAGCACCGCGTCGTCGGCGACCTGGCGAACACCGACAAGCTGATGGCCGACGCCTTCTTCCTCGGCGTCTACCCCGGGCTCACGGGGCCGATGCTCGACTACCTCGGGACGGTGCTCGACGACTTCTTCGTCGCCGTCCGCCGCACCGGCCGCGCCGCCGCCTGA
- a CDS encoding transketolase family protein, which translates to MRDAFSTALVAAARADERVLLLTGDHGYALFDGIRQACPDRFLNAGVAEQNMVGVAAGLAKGGFRPVVYGLSAFVPVRVLEQIKIDVCYENLPVLFVGDGAGFVYSHLGTSHQSTEDVAAIRAVPNLTILSPADAAELTACFELALTLNGPVYLRMGKADLGVVHDAPPRMTLGGLVPVRAGDGPLAWIATGSMVRTAMVAAARWPGSAVYSAPCLKPLDAEEVAAVCRRHRTVVTVEEHSVFGGLGGAVAEIAADRAPTFVCRVGVDDRFSEKCGSYQYLLGEHGLDAGSVARRVEEFLRRQTAGLSWAA; encoded by the coding sequence ATGCGTGACGCCTTCTCGACCGCCCTTGTGGCCGCCGCCCGTGCCGACGAGCGGGTACTGCTGCTGACCGGCGACCACGGGTACGCCCTGTTTGACGGCATCCGCCAGGCCTGCCCGGACCGCTTCCTGAACGCCGGCGTCGCCGAGCAGAACATGGTCGGCGTCGCCGCGGGGCTTGCCAAGGGTGGCTTCCGGCCGGTCGTGTACGGGCTCAGCGCCTTCGTGCCGGTGCGGGTGCTGGAGCAGATCAAGATCGATGTCTGCTACGAGAACCTGCCGGTGCTGTTCGTGGGCGACGGGGCCGGATTCGTCTACAGCCACCTGGGCACCAGCCACCAGAGCACCGAGGATGTGGCCGCGATCCGGGCCGTACCGAACCTCACCATCCTCTCCCCCGCCGACGCCGCCGAACTGACCGCCTGCTTCGAGCTAGCCCTGACGCTTAACGGGCCTGTCTACTTGCGGATGGGTAAGGCCGACCTCGGCGTCGTACACGACGCCCCGCCGCGGATGACGCTCGGCGGGCTGGTGCCAGTCCGCGCCGGCGACGGGCCGCTGGCCTGGATCGCCACCGGATCAATGGTCCGAACCGCGATGGTTGCCGCGGCGCGCTGGCCGGGGAGCGCCGTCTACAGCGCCCCGTGCCTGAAGCCGCTCGACGCCGAGGAGGTCGCCGCCGTGTGCCGCCGGCACCGAACCGTGGTGACGGTCGAAGAACACAGCGTCTTCGGCGGGCTCGGCGGGGCGGTCGCGGAAATCGCCGCCGACCGGGCGCCGACGTTCGTCTGCCGCGTCGGCGTTGACGACCGCTTCTCGGAGAAGTGCGGCAGCTACCAGTACCTGCTCGGCGAGCACGGGCTGGACGCCGGTTCGGTCGCGAGGCGGGTCGAGGAGTTCTTGCGCCGCCAGACCGCGGGGCTGAGCTGGGCCGCGTGA
- a CDS encoding transketolase, translating into MTRFDPTRLRATVLRMAHAGSTVHIGCAFSLVEVLAVLYRSHLRLGAGPDDVTRDYLVLSKGHGVMAQYACLYELGWLTDADLDRYFADGTRLKGLSDAHVPGLEVTSGSLGHGLSVGVGLALAARRKGTGQRCFAVVGDGEMNEGSMWEALLFAAHFKLSNLVVVVDANGFQAMGRTDEVMGLGKLADKFATFGLHAREVDGHDEAAFDAAVRAALADPEPRPKAIVARTVKGKGVSFMADDNRWHYTRLTPETYAAAVRELAPAAGGVQHA; encoded by the coding sequence ATGACGCGGTTCGACCCGACCCGATTGCGCGCGACCGTGCTGCGGATGGCCCACGCCGGGTCCACCGTCCACATCGGCTGCGCGTTCTCGCTGGTCGAGGTGCTCGCGGTGCTGTACCGCTCGCACCTCCGGCTCGGCGCCGGCCCCGACGACGTAACCCGCGACTACCTCGTGCTCAGCAAGGGGCACGGCGTCATGGCCCAGTACGCCTGCCTGTACGAACTCGGCTGGCTGACCGACGCCGATCTCGACCGCTACTTCGCCGACGGCACCCGCCTCAAGGGGCTGTCCGACGCCCACGTCCCGGGGCTGGAGGTAACGTCCGGTTCGCTCGGGCACGGGTTGTCCGTCGGCGTCGGGCTGGCGCTCGCCGCGCGGCGGAAGGGCACCGGCCAGCGCTGCTTCGCGGTGGTCGGCGACGGCGAGATGAACGAGGGGTCGATGTGGGAGGCGCTGCTGTTCGCGGCGCACTTCAAGTTGTCGAACCTGGTAGTGGTCGTGGACGCCAACGGGTTCCAGGCGATGGGCCGCACCGACGAGGTGATGGGCCTCGGCAAGCTGGCCGACAAGTTCGCCACGTTCGGCCTCCACGCGCGGGAAGTGGACGGGCACGACGAGGCGGCGTTCGACGCGGCGGTCCGCGCGGCACTGGCTGACCCGGAGCCGCGTCCGAAGGCGATCGTCGCCCGCACCGTGAAGGGCAAGGGCGTGTCGTTCATGGCGGACGACAACCGCTGGCACTACACCCGGTTGACGCCGGAAACCTACGCCGCGGCCGTCCGCGAGTTGGCCCCCGCGGCCGGGGGTGTTCAACATGCGTGA
- a CDS encoding NAD-dependent epimerase/dehydratase family protein has protein sequence MPGRAAVCASMECVIGRHQRVLITGGSGFLGATLARAEVAAGRDVHLLLRPEARPGRLLELTGRFTRHDADLREAGAVRRAVEAARPDVVYHLATHGAHPSEHDRGTIFATNLGGTANLLGALAGRDYRAFVHAGSSSEYGHKAAPMKPGDSLEPRSDYGVTKAAATLLCQAEAFRGAPVCTVRIFSAYGPLEDPTRLASSVLASCARGEAPRVTAGHQPRDWVYADDVIELLQQAADCPAARGRILHAGGGRRQTVRDLVETAVAVSGGRLRPEYGSEPPRPDEPTTWVADLTDTTALTGWAPRTTLRQGLERMWAALAPSRAA, from the coding sequence GTGCCCGGCCGGGCGGCCGTGTGCGCCAGCATGGAGTGCGTCATCGGGCGACACCAGCGAGTCCTGATCACCGGCGGGAGTGGGTTCCTCGGCGCGACCCTGGCCCGCGCCGAAGTCGCCGCCGGCCGCGACGTTCACCTCTTGCTGCGCCCGGAAGCCCGCCCGGGTCGGCTCCTGGAATTGACCGGGCGATTCACGCGGCACGACGCCGACCTCCGAGAGGCGGGGGCCGTCCGTCGGGCGGTCGAGGCCGCGCGGCCGGACGTGGTGTATCACCTGGCGACGCACGGGGCACACCCGTCGGAGCACGACCGCGGGACCATCTTTGCCACGAACCTCGGCGGCACCGCGAACCTGCTTGGCGCCCTCGCCGGCCGCGACTACCGGGCGTTCGTTCACGCCGGCAGCTCGTCCGAGTACGGCCACAAGGCCGCGCCGATGAAACCGGGCGACTCACTGGAACCGCGCAGCGACTACGGCGTGACGAAGGCCGCGGCGACGCTGCTGTGCCAGGCCGAGGCGTTCCGCGGGGCGCCGGTCTGCACCGTCCGCATCTTCTCCGCCTACGGCCCGCTCGAAGACCCGACCCGGCTCGCGTCCAGCGTCCTCGCCAGTTGCGCCCGCGGCGAAGCCCCGCGCGTCACCGCCGGGCACCAGCCGCGCGACTGGGTGTACGCCGACGACGTGATCGAACTGCTTCAACAGGCCGCGGACTGCCCCGCGGCGCGCGGGCGAATCCTGCACGCCGGCGGCGGCCGGCGGCAAACCGTGCGAGACCTTGTGGAGACGGCCGTGGCGGTTTCCGGCGGGCGCCTGCGGCCCGAGTACGGCAGCGAGCCGCCACGGCCGGACGAGCCGACGACGTGGGTCGCGGACCTGACGGACACGACAGCGCTCACCGGCTGGGCGCCGCGGACGACACTGCGGCAGGGGCTCGAACGGATGTGGGCGGCACTGGCCCCCTCGCGGGCGGCGTGA
- a CDS encoding RsmE family RNA methyltransferase has product MADRFYTPDALPPGEYVLTGPEAHHLAAVRRFGPGDRVVLFNGDGADHPAEVVAADRKRTLLHVHPAVPVDRELPFPLELAVALPKGDRGDFLVEKLTELGVSRFTPLVTERTIVQPKEARLEKLQHAVIEASKQCGRNVLMRVAPLTTWGAFLASADLPPRRLILHTAVERMPLGAASAGGVVIAVGPEGGFTDAEVEAATGWARVGLGPRVLRVETAAVAAAAWAAHAAVVPPPE; this is encoded by the coding sequence ATGGCCGACCGCTTCTACACGCCCGACGCACTCCCACCGGGCGAGTACGTCCTGACCGGGCCTGAGGCACATCATCTCGCCGCCGTCCGCCGCTTCGGCCCCGGTGACCGCGTCGTGCTCTTCAACGGCGACGGCGCCGATCACCCCGCCGAGGTCGTCGCCGCGGACCGCAAGCGAACGCTCTTGCACGTGCACCCGGCGGTGCCCGTTGACCGCGAACTCCCCTTCCCGCTCGAACTCGCGGTGGCACTGCCGAAGGGCGACCGCGGCGACTTTCTCGTCGAGAAGCTCACCGAGCTTGGCGTCAGCCGCTTCACACCGCTCGTCACCGAACGCACGATCGTCCAGCCGAAGGAGGCACGGCTGGAGAAGCTCCAACACGCGGTGATCGAGGCGAGCAAGCAGTGCGGGCGGAACGTGCTCATGCGCGTCGCCCCGCTGACGACGTGGGGCGCGTTCCTGGCGTCGGCCGACCTTCCACCGCGGCGGCTGATTCTGCACACCGCAGTCGAGAGGATGCCACTCGGGGCTGCCAGCGCGGGCGGAGTGGTGATCGCGGTCGGCCCCGAAGGCGGGTTCACCGACGCCGAAGTCGAGGCTGCCACCGGCTGGGCGCGCGTCGGGCTCGGGCCACGGGTGCTCCGGGTCGAAACGGCCGCGGTCGCTGCCGCCGCGTGGGCCGCCCACGCGGCCGTCGTGCCTCCCCCAGAGTGA
- a CDS encoding Gfo/Idh/MocA family protein, which produces MARQTRRGFLRSGLAGGAFLGLSAGTYRTALGQDAPSERVRVACVGVGGQGKGNMNAVRRNVVAVCDVDRDHLATAAADLAKNNVTATTASDYRRLLDRRDVDAVLVSTPDHWHALPTIHACEAGKDVYCEKPLTLFVAEGRAIVEAAKKHNRVVQTGSQQRSNRGFRHACELVRNGALGAIRTVKVGLPGPNFRGPAVPDGTPPAALDYPAWLGPAPDRPFNEKRVHYLFRFFWDYSGGQQTNFGAHDLDIAQWGLGTDGAGPLSVEGTATFHKDGWFETPEKATLTYSYPNNVTLQCSLGGGFPGGVTFEGARGTIHVNRSGLTVTLNGERVADPYALPTGETRLYVSNNHHQNWLDCVRSRRAPICEAEIGHRSATVCHLGNIALRTKRKITWDAVKEQIVGDAAANEMLTRPYRAPYRLG; this is translated from the coding sequence ATGGCACGGCAGACGCGGCGGGGGTTCTTGCGGTCCGGGCTGGCGGGTGGGGCGTTCCTCGGGCTCAGCGCGGGCACTTACCGCACGGCGCTCGGTCAGGACGCCCCGAGCGAGCGGGTGCGGGTGGCGTGCGTCGGCGTCGGCGGGCAGGGGAAGGGGAACATGAACGCCGTCCGGCGGAACGTCGTCGCCGTGTGCGACGTGGACCGCGACCACCTCGCCACCGCCGCCGCCGACCTGGCCAAGAACAACGTCACCGCCACGACCGCGTCCGACTACCGCCGGCTGCTCGATCGCCGCGACGTGGACGCCGTCCTCGTTTCAACCCCGGACCACTGGCACGCGCTGCCGACGATCCACGCCTGCGAGGCTGGCAAGGACGTGTACTGCGAGAAGCCGCTGACGCTGTTCGTGGCCGAGGGCCGCGCAATCGTCGAGGCCGCGAAAAAGCACAACCGGGTAGTGCAGACGGGGAGCCAGCAGCGATCGAACCGCGGCTTCCGCCACGCCTGCGAGTTGGTCCGCAACGGGGCGCTCGGCGCCATTCGCACCGTGAAGGTCGGGCTGCCCGGCCCGAACTTCCGCGGCCCGGCCGTTCCCGACGGCACCCCGCCCGCGGCGCTCGACTACCCGGCCTGGCTGGGGCCGGCGCCGGACCGGCCGTTCAACGAGAAGCGCGTCCACTACTTGTTCCGCTTCTTCTGGGATTACTCTGGCGGCCAGCAGACCAACTTCGGCGCCCACGACCTCGACATCGCCCAGTGGGGCCTCGGCACGGACGGCGCCGGCCCGCTGTCGGTCGAGGGCACGGCGACGTTCCACAAGGACGGCTGGTTCGAGACGCCGGAGAAGGCGACGCTCACCTACTCGTACCCGAACAATGTGACGCTCCAGTGCAGCCTCGGCGGCGGCTTCCCGGGTGGCGTGACGTTCGAGGGCGCCCGCGGCACCATCCACGTGAACCGGAGCGGCCTGACGGTAACGCTGAACGGCGAGCGCGTGGCCGACCCCTACGCACTGCCGACTGGCGAGACGCGGCTTTACGTGAGCAACAACCACCACCAGAATTGGCTCGACTGCGTGCGAAGTCGGCGGGCGCCGATCTGCGAGGCGGAGATCGGCCACCGCAGCGCAACGGTCTGTCACCTGGGCAACATCGCGCTGCGGACGAAGCGGAAGATCACGTGGGACGCGGTGAAGGAACAGATCGTCGGCGACGCCGCGGCGAACGAGATGCTGACGCGGCCGTACCGGGCGCCGTACCGGTTGGGGTAA
- a CDS encoding P-II family nitrogen regulator, with the protein MKLILAIIKPEKLDAVKEALNKVEVFRLTMVDVLGFGRQKGHTEVYRGHELTVNMLRKVQLQIAVNEDFVEPTVNAIMEAARTGPEGRIGDGKIFILPLEDCVRIRTGERGPEAI; encoded by the coding sequence ATGAAACTCATCCTCGCCATCATCAAGCCCGAAAAGCTCGACGCCGTGAAGGAGGCGCTGAACAAGGTCGAGGTCTTCCGCCTGACGATGGTGGACGTACTCGGCTTCGGTCGGCAGAAGGGGCACACCGAGGTCTACCGCGGGCACGAACTCACCGTCAACATGCTGCGGAAGGTGCAGTTGCAGATCGCCGTGAACGAGGACTTCGTCGAGCCGACGGTGAACGCCATCATGGAAGCCGCGCGCACCGGACCTGAGGGGCGGATCGGCGACGGCAAGATTTTCATCCTTCCGCTCGAAGACTGCGTCCGGATCCGCACCGGCGAGCGCGGCCCCGAAGCAATTTGA
- a CDS encoding metallophosphoesterase family protein, translated as MRIGVVTDIHDAAEELARALAVLRTERVDAVVCLGDATDQFGPRNRAAEVATLFRDAGAKLVWGNHDHGLCHDSDPVVKARYDADTLATFASASPRIELAGCHFSHVEPWIDAHDPAALWHFGGLPRTDEMLGKTFASFPHRAAFVGHHHCWFATTPTGRVSWDGSAPLRLAAEDRYLIVVAPIFQRSFAVVDTDRGVVIPHTLPDC; from the coding sequence ATGCGGATCGGTGTCGTCACCGACATCCACGACGCGGCCGAGGAATTGGCCCGCGCGCTGGCCGTGCTTCGGACCGAGCGCGTGGACGCGGTCGTCTGTCTGGGAGACGCGACCGACCAGTTCGGCCCCCGCAATCGGGCCGCCGAGGTCGCGACGTTGTTCCGGGATGCCGGGGCCAAACTGGTTTGGGGTAATCACGACCACGGCCTGTGCCACGACTCCGACCCGGTGGTAAAGGCCCGGTACGACGCCGACACGCTCGCAACTTTCGCGTCCGCATCGCCGCGCATCGAACTCGCGGGTTGTCACTTCTCGCACGTCGAGCCGTGGATCGACGCCCACGACCCCGCCGCGCTCTGGCACTTCGGCGGGCTGCCGCGGACGGACGAGATGCTGGGGAAGACCTTCGCATCGTTCCCGCACCGGGCGGCGTTCGTCGGCCACCATCATTGCTGGTTCGCGACAACGCCGACCGGACGGGTTTCTTGGGACGGGTCGGCCCCGCTCCGGCTCGCCGCGGAGGACCGATACTTGATCGTCGTCGCCCCGATCTTTCAGCGCTCGTTCGCGGTCGTGGACACCGACCGCGGCGTTGTGATCCCGCACACCCTTCCCGACTGCTGA